Proteins co-encoded in one Maylandia zebra isolate NMK-2024a linkage group LG16, Mzebra_GT3a, whole genome shotgun sequence genomic window:
- the marco gene encoding uncharacterized protein marco, with protein sequence METAMNRTRNEVTYTQSNPLFDMSLSRSDLYSLQPDDLKSSRPRKLRCFHVIVIYLILQTVLNAFLLYKVFTLEASLARPRSEGQTSNDVSHGYESFQTLIQNNSQETKNLRHHLWTLESQIKGLCGEEGQLDKLKTDLSLLNTTTHNLEGKLTVISLKPGPPGPPGTNGHPGNRGEKGSKGDHGDNGLPGPKGERGDKGEQGEPGPRGPPGDQGPGAKGEKGDPGSPGPRGPSGYNGTQGLPGPPGTKGEKGEMGTELTVRLVPGKNQGRVEVKHNNIWGTVCDDRFDRVDGLVICKMLGFQTVHSTFIAAPGSGKIWLDELRCTGAEDNIFDCPQGKIGVNDCNHNEDAGLHCL encoded by the exons ATGGAGACGGCAATGAACAGGACAAGGAATGAGGTCACATACACTCAGAGTAACCCACTGTTTGACATGTCACTCAGCAGGAGTGATCTCTACAGCCTTCAGCCTGATG atcTGAAGTCATCCAGGCCCAGGAAACTACGGTGTTTTCATGTCATAGTTATTTACCTCATCCTGCAGACAGTCCTTAATGCTTTTCTTCTTTATAAAG TTTTCACACTGGAGGCTTCACTGGCTCGGCCCAGATCAGAGGGGCAAACGTCCAATGATGTTTCTCATGGTTATGAAAGCTTCCAAACTCTCATACAAAACAACAGTCAAGAAACCAAGAACCTGAGACACCACCTATGGACGCTGGAGAGCCAG ATTAAAGGCCTGTGTGGCGAGGAAGGTCAGCTGGACAAACTGAAGACCGACCTGAGCCTGCTCAATACCACCACCCATAACCTGGAAGGCAAACTAACAGTCATCAGCTTGAAGCCAg GACCCCCAGGTCCTCCAGGCACCAATGGACATCCAGGTAACCGAGGAGAAAAAGGCAGCAAAG GAGACCATGGAGATAACGGCCTTCCAGGACCAAAGGGTGAAAGGGGAGACAAAGGAGAACAAGGAGAGCCAG GTCCTAGGGGTCCACCTGGGGATCAAGGACCAGGTGCAAAGGGAGAGAAAGGTGACCCTGGCAGTCCAG GTCCTAGAGGGCCAAGTGGTTACAATGGAACACAAG GTCTTCCTGGGCCACCAGGTACCAAAGGAGAGAAGGGAGAGATGGGAACAGAGT TGACTGTGCGTCTTGTGCCAGGAAAAAACCAAGGACGAGTGGAAGTGAAGCACAACAATATCTGGGGCACTGTGTGTGATGACAGATTTGACCGTGTGGATGGCTTGGTGATCTGTAAGATGCTGGGCTTCCAGACTGTCCATTCCACCTTTATTGCCGCCCCAG GGTCTGGCAAGATCTGGCTGGACGAGCTGCGGTGCACAGGAGCCGAGGACAATATCTTTGATTGCCCTCAAGGTAAAATCGGTGTTAATGACTGCAACCACAATGAAGACGCTGGGTTACACTGTCTGTAG